GCAGAGTCTCATTTTCCTACTATGTGGTCCACTCTACAAGTTGGTACCTCGTACCACTTCTGAATTTGAATACGTTCTTTTTAGCATAAACTCAGGTGAgtgataaagaaaataaaattatttgtaCTAAACGCTTCAGGGATCAAAACTTACTCTATACGCCTaatccacacacacacacaaaaagtgAACATATTTCTTAACTActaaattcttttttaatttttttttatctctaagTTTCATCTCTTTTAGGCTTTTGCTTCATCTCTTGGCAGAGAGCGGGAGTTGAATATGCAAATGTGATACTAGAGCGTCGTCACCCCCAATTTCCTCACCACTAGATCGTGTGCCCAGGGGCTATCTACAAAATTGAACTAACAGGTTTTCCAACTTGAATTTTTGTGGTAGTGTTTGGATAATCAATCAATGCATAGTTGTTCTAACAGAATGAGGAAAGGGATGGTTGCCCTTTTAAGTCTCCAAGGAAGTTGAAATGACATCAATTTGTCTAGATTAATGGTTGCAACTCTCAGGGATGATGCACACTTTGAGAAGCTCCAACTCTTTTAGTACTTAGTGAAAATTTACTAGGTTTCAAGGGGCATGAATTCTTCGAGGTCCAAAGGAATTGCACTAGGCAAGTTTGATTAATCAAATTCATGTACCTTTTAGCAGAAACTTGATGgccttttagagcaaaacaaagaaGAGTAAATGACTAAAGTCTAATCTGGATACTAGAACTAATTAAAGCACATAGAAACTAGAAGCGCTTAATAATTAGGAGCTATCAATGCTTGTGGTTCCAAAGTGCCTTGTAGGTTTCCAGTGCATGGGAGATGACAAAGTTTTTATGATGAATTTTATCTATGAGACTCTTGGACTTATCGATGAGAGGCTTTGATCTTGAAAAGGGGTCGATCTTTTTGGTTGAGCGTAGTTGTCTTGAATGCGGGCTGCATCAGTATTTGTTCTTGAAGGTTAGATCCTTTTCATTCCTTGAATGATGCTTTCCCAACATGTGAAGTCTTGGTTTATCGTCCGAAAATGTCTGGCTCCTTATCCCAAACGGTTACTTTGTTCGTCTCTATATAGTTCACCGTTCATATACACGCAATATATCAGAGATAGATAATCAACCGGAGAATCATTCAATTAGTCGCGTCATAACTCTTGTTGATTGAATATTGTTGGTTTTGGTGTATAGGAGGGCTGAGAAACACTTGAGTTTGTGAACAATTGTACCTCTGTAAATCTCCCATTGATAATAAATTATTTATGGCTGCCTTCCCATGGAATAATTACCGGCACtcgatcgaaccacgtacataTCTTGTATCCTAAATAGGAGATGACTTAATTACAAGAGCCATCGCATTCGCCTTAAGTTTATAACAATAAATATAAGGTAATGATAATGGGTCTTAACTAGGGAATGGAGTGGCAACAGCAAGGAGATGAACTTTCCTGTGGATGGTAAGACCAGTGCATTCGGTCATGTCCAAATCCTCCGCTGTCATACCCTCCGGCAACGCCCAATCGAACTTGTTCACCAGATTTGCCAAGACAAGATCGTTCGTCGCCATTGCGAACGCTATCCCGGGGCAACCTCTCCTCCCGGCACCGAAAGGAATCAGCTCGAAATCCTGTCCCTTGAAGTCCACCGAGCTGTTCAAGAATCTCTCGGGCTTGAACTCGTCCGGCTCGTCCCACGTGCTGGGGTCCCTCCCGATGGTCCACGCGTTTGTGATCACCATAGTCCCTGCTGCGATGTCGTAGCCTTGGATTTTGACGTCCTGGGTCGACAGCCGCGGGATGAGAAGCGGGATCGGAGGGTATAGGCGGAGCGTCTCTTTGACGACTGCTCGTAGgtaatgcaatttttccaagtCCTCATCGCTTATCATTGGCTTGCCATTGGCGATTTCGCGGACCTCGGTTTGGAGGATGTTCATGGCACGAGGGTGTCTCAAGAGCTCGGTCATTGCCCACTCCAGGACTGTGTGCGTTGTATCGGTTCCTCCTGCAAACATGTCCTGCACAAGCCCAAGAATACTTAAATAATCAATCATCATGAGAACAAACATGAACATAATTCTTAGGCAAATCTATTAAATTTTATGTGAGTAATGTTTGATATGTACATTGTCTATAAACCAATGATTGGAGAACATTTCATCGGACAAGGACGGGCAGACAACAAGACGAGAGAGCTTACCAATATGAGTGCTTTGATGCTATCGGCACCAAGAGCAAAACCAACAGTCTTATCCTTCTCAATCTCCAGCAAAACGTCCACGAAATCTCTCCTATCTtcacctccgccgccgcctgtgctcttcttctccatcttcctccGGTGCTCCTCCACCACCTTATCGAGGAACTGGTCGAACTCCCTCGCGACCAGGTCCGCTTTCGCGTCTAGACCGGTCAGCTTGTTGATCCACCCGAGGCTCGGAATGAAGTCCCCAACGTTGAAAATGCCCAGCAACCCCACCAGGTCCGCCAACAGTCCCTTGAACTTCTCACTCTGGTTGCCCTCGCTGTACTTCCTCCCCAGAGCCACCCGGCATATTACGTCGTTTGTCAGCGACGCGAGCACGCCGCTCAGGTCCACCGAGCGCTGCCGCTCGATCTTGTCCATCAACAGAGAGATCTCTTCTTCTCGGACCGTGCGAAACGATTGGACCCTCTTGTTGCTCAACAACTGGAGCACGCTGATGCTCCTCATTTGCCTCCAGTACTCGCCGTATGGCGCCAGGGACACGTCCTTGCGGTGGTACAGAAGCCTCTCGGATAGGGTTGACCTGAGTCCAAGAATTAGTACAAATGAATAATGTCCAAATCTGTACCTTCTCCAATCATAACAGCTAGGAAATATAACTCTTAACGGAGAATTAAGATGCATGAACATGAGTTTGACAGGCTTAGGCTACACCTGGTTCGGTCAGAGAAAATGACATCGTGGGTCTTCATGATGTCACGAGCGCAGTCGGCGGACGACACGACGAGGACAGGTGTGCTCCCAAAGTGGAGCATCATCAAGGGGCCATAGCGCCTCGACAGGGCTTGGAGTGAGCGGTGAGGGTAATTGCCGAGCTGGTGGAGGTTCCCAATGAT
The genomic region above belongs to Rhodamnia argentea isolate NSW1041297 chromosome 6, ASM2092103v1, whole genome shotgun sequence and contains:
- the LOC115741431 gene encoding cytochrome P450 736A117-like: MAMVEINSEGGGNWRLLISGDRGAVAIVAIGGSGHKRRRSVMVETGGNWSIIALSMLSFNVSPLLSFPPSLTSIILVLFITFLTLKCLRLLCSSTAAADLHLPPSPPKFPIIGNLHQLGNYPHRSLQALSRRYGPLMMLHFGSTPVLVVSSADCARDIMKTHDVIFSDRTRSTLSERLLYHRKDVSLAPYGEYWRQMRSISVLQLLSNKRVQSFRTVREEEISLLMDKIERQRSVDLSGVLASLTNDVICRVALGRKYSEGNQSEKFKGLLADLVGLLGIFNVGDFIPSLGWINKLTGLDAKADLVAREFDQFLDKVVEEHRRKMEKKSTGGGGGEDRRDFVDVLLEIEKDKTVGFALGADSIKALILDMFAGGTDTTHTVLEWAMTELLRHPRAMNILQTEVREIANGKPMISDEDLEKLHYLRAVVKETLRLYPPIPLLIPRLSTQDVKIQGYDIAAGTMVITNAWTIGRDPSTWDEPDEFKPERFLNSSVDFKGQDFELIPFGAGRRGCPGIAFAMATNDLVLANLVNKFDWALPEGMTAEDLDMTECTGLTIHRKVHLLAVATPFPS